A genomic region of Drosophila kikkawai strain 14028-0561.14 chromosome X, DkikHiC1v2, whole genome shotgun sequence contains the following coding sequences:
- the Ir7g gene encoding uncharacterized protein Ir7g, with protein sequence MRCKQGSQLELGLGPCPAGSTLPDCLTDGTEMNVTSLLQFESMKYIGAQTQTAAINQHVAQALSVFIEDFYQRIAPAFIVILSCRRPSPMNFYRTIMQLLYESVDTMIIQLVLVEFGRPRRRIEGPRTHNLLLVDSLDALLDIEIHTYTAQSDGSEYYFIFLQQRDALIPQDMQGVFAYCWRHQLINCNVMTQSSGGQVLLHTYFPYEPDRCSETSPRPARINRFLGESWQHRNYFPSKLHNLNGCPLVVLARSVAPFFELQVGGPRHILVGLEGQLLQELSHRMNFSIQFEGLQEQQRNQRTWTERQLLQRFQMEGRRTAAHLAIGYVRKHIQYSGNLTPVFPHYSNRLVGCLLLNAHNLTSREIWAFPFQALTWLCLLASFVSISGLVVLQGRGAGDRVALLLTVYAAALGLPIDPPERPSLSLQFLFASWLCFGLIVRAMYSALLFLILRYHLHQRLPDTLQELADGGYAAVMSRSTFEDLQKVASLQDLLGLGGSVMVASEREEEVLRQLDLCSTGSHPLIFGLLSEDALLHLTQRGHRAGSYHIIQQHVLEQQLAIYLQKHSHLAAHLDHLVMSIRSVGLVHHWAGQAASERYFRSRFLYREKRILLPDLLAVYLLVGGLYLCSLVIFIWEVWGARRGVVNPRAGE encoded by the exons ATGAGATGCAAACAAGGCTCGCAGCTGGAATTAGGATTAGGGCCCTGTCCGGCTGGCAGTACTCTTCCCGATTGCCTGACAGACGGGACGGAGATGAACGTGACCAGCCTGCTGCAGTTCGAATCGATGAAGTACATCGGCGCCCAGACGCAGACGGCGGCCATCAACCAGCACGTGGCGCAGGCGCTGAGCGTTTTCATCGAGGACTTTTACCAACGGATTGCGCCCGCCTTCATCGTGATCCTCTCCTGCCGGCGGCCCAGTCCGATGAACTTTTACCGCACCATCATGCAGTTGCTGTACGAGAGCGTGGATACGATGATCATACAGCTGGTGCTGGTCGAGTTCGGGCGACCGCGTCGAAGGATCGAAGGACCGAGGACGCACAATCTTCTCCTTGTCGATTCGTTGGATGCGCTGCT GGACATCGAGATCCACACGTACACTGCCCAGTCGGACGGCAGCGAATACTACTTTATATTCCTGCAGCAACGGGATGCCCTCATACCGCAGGACATGCAGGGCGTCTTTGCGTATTGCTGGCGGCACCAGCTCATCAACTGCAACGTGATGACACAGAGCTCCGGCGGCCAGGTGCTACTCCACACCTACTTCCCCTACGAGCCCGATCGCTGCAGCGAGACGTCCCCCCGGCCTGCAAGAATCAATCGCTTCCTGGGCGAGTCCTGGCAGCACCGAAACTACTTTCCCTCCAAGCTGCACAATCTCAACGGGTGTCCTTTGGTGGTCCTGGCCCGGTCAGTGGCCCCCTTCTTCGAGCTGCAGGTGGGGGGGCCCCGACATATACTGGTGGGTCTGGAGGGCCAGCTGCTGCAGGAACTATCCCACCGGATGAACTTCAGCATTCAGTTCGAGGGCTTGCAGGAACAGCAGAGGAATCAAAGGACCTGGACAGAGCGCCAGCTGCTTCAGCGGTTTCAGATGGAGGGCCGACGCACAGCGGCGCACCTGGCCATAGGCTATGTCCGAAAGCATATCCAGTACTCCGGCAACCTGACGCCGGTGTTCCCGCACTACTCCAACCGCTTGGTGGGCTGTCTGCTGCTCAATGCCCACAACCTGACCAGCCGGGAGATCTGGGCCTTCCCGTTCCAGGCCCTCACCTGGCTCTGCCTGTTGGCCAGCTTCGTGAGCATCTCGGGTTTGGTCGTTCTCCAGGGACGAGGGGCGGGCGATCGGGTGGCACTCCTCCTGACGGTCTACGCCGCTGCCTTGGGCCTGCCCATCGATCCGCCGGAGCGTCCATCGCTGTCGCTGCAGTTCCTCTTTGCCAGCTGGCTGTGCTTCGGCCTGATCGTGCGCGCCATGTACTCCGCCCTGTTGTTCCTCATCCTCCGCTATCATCTTCACCAACGGCTGCCAGACACTCTGCAGGAGTTAGCCGACGGTGGCTATGCGGCGGTGATGAGTCGCTCGACGTTCGAGGATCTGCAGAAAGTGGCCAGTTTGCAGGACCTCCTGGGACTGGGTGGATCCGTGATGGTGGCCTCCGAGCGGGAAGAGGAGGTCCTGCGGCAGCTGGATCTCTGTTCCACTGGATCACATCCCCTTATCTTTGGCCTGCTCTCCGAGGACGCCCTGCTCCATCTGACCCAGAGGGGACATCGAGCGGGATCCTATCACATAATCCAGCAACACGTTCTGGAGCAACAGCTGGCCATCTACCTGCAAAAGCACTCGCATCTGGCGGCCCACTTGGACCACCTGGTCATGTCCATTAGGTCGGTGGGTCTGGTCCACCACTGGGCTGGCCAGGCGGCTAGCGAGCGCTACTTCCGCAGTCGATTCCTCTACCGGGAGAAGCGCATCCTGCTGCCGGATCTCCTTGCGGTCTATCTCCTTGTCGGTGGACTCTACCTCTGTTCGCTGGTCATCTTCATCTGGGAAGTCTGGGGTGCCAGACGGGGAGTCGTAAATCCAAGAGCCGGAGAATAG
- the Ir7f gene encoding ionotropic receptor 93a: MNSSSSSRNPGFGTSAIFSSYVEHSRIDMQGEDANVYVARALRLVIENVLAQLSATLVVTISTRHLGTAQWFEYMMNNLVDSWRMTAVQLLRFRPDSVHISVPGRKRVNLLLVDSYSGLQDTNITADNADFDDPDYYFIFLQTRDAFIPEELRLILNHCLANFWLHCNVMVQTAQVDVLVYTYYPYTAARCQEAHPVLVNRFDGRRWLTNSSMFPDKLRQMHGCPLTVLTWHLPPFVELVLDAASGLVRAKGFEIQLMRHLARQMNFSIELKNLALLRPEAYRLADGANDGPIERLLHRSANMSMGYFRKTARRNQLLTTPMSYYSANLVAVLQLERYRLGSLALLVFPFELPVWLLLLLALVIHMGLYLPCRRRRRNVLGGEREVNGGGLQILGLLLGAALARLPRAWRHRLIAAHWLWASIPLRISYQSLLFHLIRLQLYSTPSFSLDQLLAQGFQGICTANTRRLLLEMPQLAGSPDSIHALDTPSDWAVLEALQRNTKHKIFAVANQDVVLSFLHSSSHPKAYHVVRQPVNVEYTGIYMPKHSYLYEKVDETVRRLDAGGFIHAWRRASFMAHRREVLQQTSRRYINHAKLSGIYMVMAAMYTLAGLVFAGELLFRRWNWTGTLQCFLWTDRQAFVKIEAFPIQ; encoded by the exons ATGAATAGCAGCAGCTCTAGCAGAAATCCGGGCTTCGGTACCTCAGCCATATTCAGCAGCTACGTGGAGCACTCGCGGATTGACATGCAGGGGGAGGACGCAAACGTGTATGTGGCCCGGGCCCTCCGCCTAGTCATCGAGAATGTGCTCGCCCAGCTAAGCGCCACGCTGGTGGTAACCATCTCCACGCGTCATCTGGGCACCGCCCAGTGGTTTGAGTACATGATGAACAACCTGGTCGATTCATGGCGGATGACGGCCGTCCAGCTGCTGCGATTCCGGCCAGATTCGGTGCACATCTCAGTGCCGGGACGGAAGCGGGTCAACCTGCTCCTGGTGGACTCCTACAGCGGATTGCA AGACACCAACATAACGGCGGACAATGCCGACTTTGACGATCCGGATTACTATTTTATCTTCCTGCAGACGCGAGATGCCTTCATTCCTGAGGAGTTGCGTCTGATTCTGAACCATTGTCTGGCAAACTTTTGGCTGCACTGCAACGTTATGGTCCAGACCGCCCAAGTGGACGTTCTGGTGTACACCTACTATCCCTATACGGCGGCCAGGTGCCAGGAGGCGCATCCAGTGCTGGTGAATCGCTTCGATGGCCGTCGCTGGCTAACGAACTCCTCCATGTTTCCGGACAAGCTGCGCCAGATGCACGGCTGTCCGCTTACCGTGCTCACGTGGCATCTGCCGCCGTTCGTGGAACTGGTCTTGGATGCGGCCTCCGGCTTAGTCCGGGCCAAAGGATTTGAGATTCAGCTGATGCGCCACCTCGCCCGCCAGATGAACTTCAGCATAGAGCTGAAAAATTTGGCTCTGCTGCGACCGGAAGCCTACCGTCTGGCGGATGGAGCCAACGATGGACCCATAGAGCGG CTTCTGCATCGCAGTGCCAACATGAGCATGGGCTACTTCCGGAAGACAGCGCGCCGAAACCAGCTGTTGACCACGCCCATGTCGTACTATTCCGCCAACCTGGTGGCCGTGCTCCAGCTGGAGCGCTATCGCCTGGGCTCTCTCGCCCTGCTGGTGTTTCCTTTCGAGCTGCCCgtatggctgctgctgctcctcgccCTGGTCATTCACATGGGCCTCTACCTGCCCTGTAGGCGGCGGCGAAGGAATGTGTTGGGGGGAGAAAGAGAAGTCAATGGAGGAGGTCTACAGATTCTGGGCCTATTGCTGGGCGCTGCTCTGGCCCGGCTGCCACGCGCCTGGCGGCACCGTCTCATCGCCGCCCATTGGCTGTGGGCCAGCATACCGCTAAGGATCTCCTACCAGTCACTACTGTTCCACCTCATCCGCCTGCAGCTGTACAGCACGCCATCCTTTTCGCTGGATCAGCTGCTGGCGCAGGGCTTCCAGGGGATCTGTACGGCGAACACGCGACGCCTGCTCCTCGAGATGCCGCAGCTGGCCGGCAGCCCGGACAGCATCCATGCCCTGGACACGCCCTCCGACTGGGCCGTGCTGGAGGCACTGCAGCGGAATACCAAGCACAAGATCTTTGCCGTGGCCAACCAAGACGTGGTCCTGTCCTTTCTGCACTCCAGCAGCCATCCCAAAGCTTATCATGTGGTCAGGCAGCCGGTGAATGTGGAGTATACCGGCATCTATATGCCCAAGCATTCTTATCTCTACGAGAAGGTGGACGAGACAGTGCGACGGCTGGACGCCGGTGGCTTTATCCATGCATGGCGCCGCGCCTCCTTTATGGCCCACCGGCGGGAGGTGTTGCAGCAGACCAGCCGGCGGTACATTAATCATGCAAAGCTCTCCGGTATTTACATGGTCATGGCGGCGATGTACACACTCGCCGGGCTTGTGTTTGCCGGCGAACTATTGTTTCGGAGGTGGAACTGGACTGGGAC ACTTCAATGCTTCTTATGGACAGACCGACAGGCATTTGTCAAAATCGAGGCATTCCCGATTCAATAA
- the Acat1 gene encoding acetyl-CoA acetyltransferase, mitochondrial, whose amino-acid sequence MSARLLQATRQLCAQGSLRSYSSKIAEVVVVSAARTPIGSFQSQLAPLSATQLGAKAIEAAIERAGIGKSDVQEVIMGNVVSAGLGQAPARQAAIFAGLPTSVCCTTVNKVCSSGMKAVMLGAQSLMLGYADTVVAGGMESMSNVPYYMKRGATPYGGVNLTDGIVFDGLFDVYNKFHMGNCAENTAKKLQITRQQQDDFAVESYKRSAAAWGNKVFQDEIVPVKIQLKRKPEVTIAEDEEYKRVNFDKFGQLATVFQRENGTVTAGNASTLNDGGAAVVLMTAEAAQKAGLKPLARIVAFQDAETDPIDFPIAPALAVPKLLKRAGVRKEDVAMWEINEAFSVVVLANIKTLDVDPAKVNVHGGAVSIGHPIGMSGARLVAHLSHSLKKGELGCASICNGGGGASSILLEKL is encoded by the exons ATGTCCGCCCGTCTGCTGCAGGCCACCCGCCAGCTGTGCGCCCAGGGATCGCTACGATCTTACAGCTCAAAGATCGCCGaagtggtggtggtgtccgCCGCCCGCACACCCATCGGCAGCTTCCAGAGCCAGCTGGCGCCGCTGTCGGCGACGCAACTAGGCGCCAAGGCCATTGAGGCGGCGATTGAGCGGGCGGGAATTGGAAAATCCGATGTCCAGGAGGTGATCATGGGCAATGTGGTGTCCGCCGGCCTGGGACAGGCTCCGGCCCGCCAGGCGGCCATCTTTGCCGGTCTGCCGACCAGTGTGTGCTGCACCACCGTGAACAAGGTGTGCTCGTCGGGCATGAAGGCCGTGATGCTGGGCGCCCAGTCGCTGATGCTTGGCTATGCCGACACCGTGGTCGCCGGCGGCATGGAGTCCATGTCGAATGTGCCCTACTACATGAAGCGCGGCGCCACGCCCTACGGCGGTGTCAATCTCACCGACGGCATCGTCTTTGATGGCCTGTTCGACGTCTACAACAAGTTCCACATGGGTAACTGTGCCGAGAACACAGCCAAGAAGCTTCAGATCACGCGCCAACAGCAGGACGACTTCGCCGTGGAGTCGTACAAGCgttcggcggcggcgtggggCAACAAGGTCTTCCAGGACGAGATTGTGCCCGTTAAGATCCAGTTGAAGCGTAAGCCGGAAGTCACCATTGCCGAGGATGAGGAGTATAAGAGGGTCAACTTTGACAAGTTTGGCCAGCTGGCTACCGTTTTCCAGCGCGAAAACGGGACTGTGACCGCCGGCAACGCCTCAACACTGAACGACGGAGGAGCAGCCGTCGTCCTGATGACCGCCGAGGCAGCCCAGAAGGCGGGACTCAAGCCACTGGCTAGAATTGTGGCCTTCCAG gATGCGGAAACAGATCCCATTGACTTCCCTATTGCCCCGGCCTTGGCTGTGCCCAAGCTACTGAAGCGTGCCGGTGTCCGCAAGGAGGATGTGGCCATGTGGGAAATCAATGAGGCCTTCTCCGTGGTGGTGCTGGCCAATATCAAGACCCTGGACGTGGATCCCGCCAAAGTGAATGTGCACGGCGGAGCTGTGTCCATTGGCCATCCTATTGGCATGTCTGGAGCGCGTTTGGTGGCCCATCTGTCGCATAGTCTGAAAAAGGGCGAGCTTGGATGCGCCTCCATTTGcaatggcggcggcggtgccTCCTCCATTCTGCTGGAGAAGCTATAG
- the Ir7e gene encoding ionotropic receptor 21a, with amino-acid sequence MNISALLDSYYDLSGEQMNHINEVVARALLHVVHHYILSVTPSLVLTLCCRSEHTCNFYNEMMNTLFRQWGLAPLQIVNVERGVPWHPVAGRRHFNVIFTDSFEAFAEIRMEYYARDYNYNEHYFIFLQARDRLLQGEMRLIFDYCWRYQLIHCSVQVQKSNGDILFYSYYPFGERGCADMEPQLINRYNGSTLVEPELFPRKLRNFYGCPLRCALWNTPPFLRLAEEDVAAPTVTGGYEGRLLLALAEKMNFSIAVRPIQTNVIDGALEMLQRGEADLTLGRIRQTVGRSLVATSTHNYHQTREVFGVLASSYELTSLDILLYPYRLQIWLGIFGVVALSALLQLAVDRLLQEHGTNAILGARSWLNLELIFVGMPLMDIPRSHTARLYCLMLMMYTLIIRTIYQGLLYHLIRTHQLNRWPQTIESLVERNYTVVLTPIVLEVLEEIPSVQHMKFRLLEDTDSELEPLYFLEANHQLRQHVTASALDIFIQFNRLSAERVHRQGGNVAATVAHFEIVPEDIINMQLTMYLAKHSFLIDHLNEEILWMRSVGLLAVWSRWELVETYLGNEQSYQILGLVELYAIFLMVFVGLLLSLVVFLCELLSQRSRLLRRLFS; translated from the exons ATGAACATTAGCGCGCTGCTCGACTCGTACTACGATTTATCCGGCGAGCAGATGAACCACATCAACGAGGTGGTGGCCCGGGCTCTGCTCCATGTGGTGCACCATTATATACTCAGTGTGACGCCGTCACTGGTGCTGACCCTGTGCTGTCGGAGCGAGCACACGTGCAACTTTTACAACGAGATGATGAACACACTGTTTCGCCAGTGGGGCCTGGCCCCGCTCCAGATTGTCAATGTGGAGCGGGGCGTGCCTTGGCATCCGGTTGCTGGGCGGCGGCACTTCAATGTCATCTTCACGGACTCCTTTGAGGCCTTCGCGGAGATCCGGATGGAGTATTATGCCCGGGATTACAACTACAATGAGCACTATTTCATCTTTCTGCAGGCCCGGGACCGGCTGCTCCAGGGTGAGATGCGGCTGATCTTCGACTATTGCTGGCGCTACCAGCTCATCCACTGCAGTGTCCAGGTGCAAAAATCCAACGGGGACATCCTCTTCTACAGCTACTATCCGTTCGGGGAGCGGGGATGTGCGGACATGGAGCCGCAGCTGATCAATCGCTACAACGGGAGCACGCTGGTGGAGCCGGAGCTATTCCCGCGGAAGTTGCGCAATTTCTACGGCTGTCCGTTGAGGTGTGCTCTGTGGAATACTCCACCCTTTCTGCGTCTGGCGGAGGAGGATGTGGCTGCCCCCACGGTGACCGGTGGCTATGAGGGGCGTCTGCTGCTGGCCCTCGCCGAGAAGATGAACTTTAGTATCGCGGTGCGTCCAATACAGACGAATGTCATTGATGGTGCCTTGGAGATG CTGCAGCGTGGCGAAGCGGATCTAACCCTAGGCAGAATCCGGCAGACGGTGGGTCGGAGTCTGGTGGCCACGTCGACGCACAACTACCACCAGACCCGCGAAGTTTTCGGCGTACTGGCCTCCAGCTACGAGCTGACCTCCTTGGACATTCTGCTCTACCCGTACCGCCTGCAGATCTGGCTGGGCATCTTCGGTGTGGTGGCTCTCTCGGcgctcctccagctggccGTGGATCGGCTGCTCCAGGAACATGGGACGAATGCAATCCTGGGAGCACGTTCCTGGCTCAATCTGGAGCTCATATTCGTGGGCATGCCGCTAATGGATATCCCGAGGAGCCACACCGCACGCCTCTACTGCCTGATGCTGATGATGTACACACTAATCATCCGGACCATCTACCAGGGCCTGCTCTATCATTTGATCCGCACTCACCAGCTGAACCGGTGGCCACAGACCATCGAATCGCTGGTGGAGCGCAACTACACGGTGGTGCTGACGCCCATTGTCCTCGAGGTGCTGGAGGAAATACCCAGCGTCCAGCACATGAAGTTCCGCCTACTGGAGGACACTGACTCTGAGCTGGAGCCACTGTACTTCCTGGAGGCGAATCATCAGCTGCGCCAGCATGTTACCGCCTCTGCCCTGGACATTTTCATCCAGTTCAATCGCCTGAGCGCCGAGCGAGTGCATCGTCAAGGCGGTAACGTGGCGGCAACGGTAGCCCATTTCGAGATCGTGCCGGAGGACATCATCAACATGCAGCTGACCATGTACCTGGCCAAGCACTCCTTTCTCATCGACCACCTCAACGAGGAGATCCTGTGGATGAGGTCCGTGGGCCTCTTGGCTGTATGGTCCAGGTGGGAGCTGGTGGAAACTTATTTGGGGAACGAGCAGAGCTATCAGATTCTGGGCCTCGTCGAGCTCTATGCCATCTTTCTCATGGTCTTTGTTGGCCTGCTTCTCAGCCTCGTTGTCTTTCTCTGCGAGCTGCTCTCCCAACGATCACGGCTCCTAAGAAGGCTCTTCTCCTAG